One genomic window of Antricoccus suffuscus includes the following:
- a CDS encoding PDGLE domain-containing protein, with protein sequence MMATKKSVRGVLIGLFLAAIVVAGGLSYYASSSPDGLEKVAADKGLNAKERAHSVEDSPLAGYSVKGVGSDRASVGIAGVIGVIAVGGIGAGLFVLIGRRRAAPERQATDIGA encoded by the coding sequence ATGATGGCGACGAAGAAGTCAGTACGCGGCGTACTCATCGGACTGTTCTTGGCGGCCATAGTCGTGGCCGGCGGCCTGAGCTACTACGCTTCCTCAAGTCCCGACGGTCTCGAGAAGGTGGCCGCCGACAAGGGCCTCAATGCCAAAGAACGCGCGCACAGCGTCGAGGACTCCCCACTAGCCGGCTACTCGGTCAAGGGCGTCGGCAGTGACCGCGCATCGGTCGGCATCGCTGGAGTCATCGGCGTCATCGCGGTCGGCGGCATAGGAGCCGGACTTTTCGTCCTCATCGGTCGTCGCCGGGCAGCGCCGGAGCGTCAAGCCACCGACATCGGCGCCTGA
- a CDS encoding energy-coupling factor ABC transporter permease: MHVPDGFINAPVSVATGVIAVAAIAVSVRGARRELNERTAPLAGVVAAFIFAAQMINFPVANGTSGHLLGGALAAVLVGPYTGVLCVSIVLLMQGLVYADGGLTALGTNITDMAIVTVVVGFAVTKLVLRFLPKKPQSVVPAAFVGALISVPAAAAVFTLIFAIGGEVDMSIGAVFTAMVGVHVLIGIGEAIITALTVAAIVAVRPDLVYAARGLSAPLEVRPAGDAKSAGFNSAARTAASTEEKK; the protein is encoded by the coding sequence ATGCATGTCCCCGACGGATTCATCAATGCGCCTGTATCCGTGGCGACCGGTGTCATCGCCGTCGCCGCCATCGCGGTCAGTGTCCGCGGTGCGCGACGCGAGCTCAACGAGCGTACGGCGCCGCTGGCCGGGGTCGTCGCGGCGTTCATCTTCGCGGCCCAGATGATCAACTTCCCGGTCGCGAACGGGACCAGCGGTCACTTGCTTGGCGGCGCCCTGGCCGCCGTGCTCGTCGGGCCGTATACGGGCGTGCTCTGTGTCTCCATCGTCCTACTGATGCAGGGCCTCGTGTACGCCGACGGCGGGCTGACCGCGTTGGGCACCAACATCACCGACATGGCCATCGTGACTGTCGTAGTCGGGTTCGCCGTCACCAAGTTGGTGTTGCGATTCTTACCGAAGAAGCCGCAATCGGTCGTACCTGCGGCGTTCGTCGGTGCGCTGATCTCGGTTCCGGCGGCCGCCGCCGTCTTCACCCTCATCTTCGCGATCGGCGGCGAGGTTGACATGTCTATCGGCGCCGTGTTTACCGCCATGGTTGGCGTGCACGTGCTGATCGGGATCGGTGAAGCCATCATTACCGCGCTGACCGTCGCCGCGATCGTGGCGGTGCGGCCGGACCTTGTGTACGCCGCCCGCGGGTTGAGTGCGCCGCTAGAAGTACGTCCTGCGGGTGATGCCAAATCCGCGGGGTTCAATTCCGCCGCCCGGACAGCAGCGAGCACGGAGGAGAAGAAATGA
- a CDS encoding MauE/DoxX family redox-associated membrane protein has protein sequence MRNTKVWSRRVQPGISTLLRVVMGVVFLIAGVSKLENLAIAELSVKSYELLPNDVASVVGIVLPILEVALAVLLLLGIGIRVTAIVLSLMLVAFIIGIGSLWARGIVAQCGCFGGTLIMTKAPSYPLEIARDSLMLLATIWLVIWPRTFLSIDGWLARRSTDSDDLNEITQDEGESKDGENHEEADEYEGRLQRS, from the coding sequence GTGAGGAACACAAAGGTCTGGTCGCGCCGCGTCCAGCCGGGTATCAGCACTCTGCTGCGCGTGGTGATGGGCGTGGTGTTCCTCATCGCCGGCGTGTCCAAGCTCGAGAACCTGGCCATTGCCGAACTGTCCGTCAAGTCATACGAACTGCTACCCAACGACGTCGCCTCCGTGGTCGGAATCGTGCTGCCGATCCTCGAGGTCGCCCTTGCGGTGCTCCTGCTGCTTGGTATTGGCATCCGTGTCACTGCCATTGTGCTGTCCCTGATGCTGGTCGCCTTCATCATCGGGATCGGCTCGCTCTGGGCGCGTGGAATCGTCGCCCAGTGTGGCTGTTTCGGCGGCACTTTGATCATGACCAAGGCCCCGTCGTACCCGTTGGAGATCGCCCGCGACAGCCTGATGCTGCTCGCCACGATCTGGCTGGTGATCTGGCCGCGCACATTCTTATCCATCGACGGCTGGCTAGCCCGGAGAAGCACCGACTCCGACGACCTCAACGAAATCACCCAGGATGAAGGAGAAAGCAAGGATGGCGAAAACCACGAAGAAGCCGACGAGTACGAGGGTCGTCTCCAACGCTCGTAA
- a CDS encoding DsbA family protein has translation MAKTTKKPTSTRVVSNARKSAPGGRRSQQTTFIIVASVIAVAVIIGGIIAINRASNDKAKTAAANDAKSVAELKAGVKKIAAAIPADFPKSTVTPDAIVIGNEAAPVTVDMWIDMQCPACKQYEAQAEDTLQKDVMAGDVILHVHPTAILNRMSSTNYSSRAGNAVVCGAQQGKFTAFQNALFAYQPEENSAGLTDKKLIQIGVAAGLDEASLTTCVNKSEQASWIDNSTKAFAKNGYNSTPTVLVNGKQMQQGTLDELTAAIAAAKAAK, from the coding sequence ATGGCGAAAACCACGAAGAAGCCGACGAGTACGAGGGTCGTCTCCAACGCTCGTAAGTCGGCGCCCGGTGGTCGCCGCAGCCAGCAGACGACCTTCATCATCGTCGCTTCGGTCATCGCGGTAGCGGTGATAATCGGCGGAATTATCGCTATCAACCGTGCGAGCAACGATAAAGCCAAGACCGCGGCTGCCAACGACGCGAAATCCGTCGCCGAACTGAAGGCCGGTGTGAAGAAGATCGCCGCGGCGATTCCGGCGGACTTCCCCAAGAGCACCGTCACCCCGGACGCGATTGTGATCGGCAATGAGGCTGCGCCGGTCACGGTAGACATGTGGATCGACATGCAGTGCCCCGCGTGCAAGCAATACGAGGCGCAGGCCGAGGACACTCTTCAGAAGGATGTCATGGCTGGAGACGTGATCCTCCACGTGCATCCGACCGCGATCCTGAATCGGATGTCGTCGACCAACTACTCGAGTCGGGCCGGGAACGCCGTTGTGTGCGGCGCCCAGCAGGGCAAGTTCACGGCGTTCCAAAACGCGTTGTTCGCCTACCAGCCGGAGGAGAACAGCGCCGGGCTGACCGACAAGAAGCTGATTCAGATAGGCGTCGCCGCCGGCTTGGACGAGGCATCCCTCACGACGTGCGTCAACAAGTCTGAGCAAGCATCGTGGATCGATAACTCAACGAAGGCGTTTGCTAAGAATGGCTACAACTCCACGCCGACCGTGCTGGTCAACGGCAAGCAGATGCAGCAGGGCACTCTTGACGAGTTGACCGCGGCGATCGCGGCCGCGAAGGCCGCGAAGTAA
- a CDS encoding elongation factor G-like protein EF-G2, translated as MGPKGPPLDAAPEVTDPAQLRNVVLVGPSGAGKSELFERLIAATTEGYRRKTVGESRSVQLNVASVSNGQTVLNVIDTPGYADFAGELRAGLRAADAALFVISAADGVDGQAVALWKECAAVNMPRGILITKLDAARTSFAETLAVCQDAFGAGVVALYQPLRNEEGAIIGNFELLSRRVHDYRDRDREPIVRAATDAECEIMAGRRTALIETVIQESEDDTLLERYLAGSEPDAAVLIADLLIAIAHGTCFPVVPSASERVGTHEVLFLMESGFPPPTLHGPPNVIGLYGSAVPQLRCDPDGPLIAEVIRTTSDPFVGRVSLIRVFSGTLRPDVRVHVSGHLERFTDHQINGHPDHDDDERTGVLSSPLAETLRTKSEAISGDICFVAKLLGAQTADTLSDPDAPALIEPWQLPEALLPVAIRAVSKSDDDKLGSALQRLATEDPTMRLERNTETHQLVVWTLGQAHVDLLLGRLEERYAVRVEPEPVRVALRETFATATSGTGRHVKQSGGHGQFGVCTITVEPLPRGAGFEFVDKIVGGAVPRNLIPSVEKGVRVQMQKGCLAGYPLVDVRVTLTDGKSHSVDSSDMAFQLAGALALREAAAQPDAISLLEPVDSVTIRIDDEYVGAVMTDLQTRRGRVLSTEPEPPGHTIVQAEVPQTELLRYVIDLRSITRGTGTFTRNPLGYEPLPSDLAQQQMSRG; from the coding sequence ATGGGTCCGAAGGGTCCACCGCTCGATGCGGCTCCCGAAGTGACCGACCCCGCGCAACTGCGCAACGTTGTCCTGGTCGGGCCCAGCGGCGCGGGCAAGTCCGAACTGTTCGAACGCCTCATCGCGGCGACCACAGAGGGTTACCGCCGCAAAACCGTGGGCGAAAGCCGGTCGGTACAGCTCAACGTGGCCTCGGTGTCAAATGGGCAGACCGTCCTCAATGTGATTGATACGCCCGGGTACGCCGACTTCGCAGGAGAGTTGCGCGCCGGCTTACGCGCCGCCGACGCGGCACTGTTCGTTATTTCTGCCGCGGACGGCGTCGACGGACAAGCCGTCGCCCTATGGAAGGAATGCGCTGCGGTGAATATGCCGCGCGGCATCCTGATCACCAAGCTGGATGCCGCGCGCACCAGTTTCGCGGAGACTCTCGCGGTCTGTCAGGACGCATTCGGCGCCGGCGTCGTCGCCCTCTATCAGCCGTTACGCAACGAGGAAGGCGCCATAATCGGCAATTTCGAGCTCTTGTCTCGGCGGGTGCACGACTATCGCGATCGCGATCGCGAGCCGATCGTGCGTGCGGCAACCGACGCCGAATGCGAGATTATGGCCGGTCGGCGTACGGCACTGATCGAGACCGTCATCCAGGAGTCCGAGGATGACACGTTGCTTGAGCGCTATCTCGCGGGCAGCGAACCGGACGCTGCCGTGCTCATCGCCGATCTGCTGATCGCGATCGCGCATGGCACGTGCTTTCCGGTGGTGCCGTCGGCCAGCGAGCGCGTCGGCACACACGAAGTGCTCTTTCTGATGGAGTCGGGTTTCCCGCCACCGACTCTTCATGGCCCACCCAATGTGATCGGGCTCTACGGCTCGGCAGTCCCCCAGTTGCGCTGCGACCCTGATGGGCCACTGATCGCCGAGGTCATCCGCACGACGAGCGACCCGTTCGTCGGCAGGGTCAGCCTGATACGCGTCTTCAGCGGTACGCTGCGCCCCGATGTCCGGGTCCACGTCTCGGGCCACCTCGAACGCTTCACCGATCATCAGATCAACGGTCACCCCGATCACGACGACGATGAGCGCACGGGTGTTCTGTCCTCGCCGCTGGCCGAAACGCTGCGGACGAAGTCCGAAGCCATCTCCGGGGACATCTGTTTCGTTGCGAAGCTGCTTGGCGCTCAGACCGCAGACACCCTGAGCGACCCGGACGCACCGGCCCTCATCGAGCCATGGCAGCTGCCCGAGGCTCTTCTGCCGGTAGCGATCAGGGCGGTCAGTAAGTCAGACGACGACAAGCTTGGCAGCGCCCTACAGCGGCTGGCCACCGAAGATCCCACAATGCGTTTAGAGCGAAACACCGAGACCCACCAGCTGGTGGTGTGGACGTTGGGACAGGCGCACGTCGACCTCCTACTCGGCCGGTTGGAAGAGCGGTACGCCGTCCGAGTCGAACCCGAACCGGTGCGTGTGGCGCTGCGCGAGACGTTCGCGACCGCGACCAGCGGCACGGGCCGGCACGTCAAGCAAAGTGGTGGACACGGCCAGTTCGGCGTCTGCACGATCACTGTGGAACCTCTTCCGCGGGGCGCCGGCTTTGAGTTTGTCGACAAGATCGTCGGCGGCGCCGTACCGCGCAATCTCATACCCAGCGTCGAGAAGGGGGTGCGGGTGCAAATGCAGAAGGGGTGCCTGGCTGGCTATCCACTGGTTGACGTGCGAGTCACGCTGACCGACGGCAAGTCACATTCGGTCGACTCGAGCGACATGGCGTTTCAGCTCGCCGGCGCGCTCGCCCTCCGAGAAGCCGCCGCTCAGCCTGACGCGATCAGCCTTCTTGAGCCGGTCGACTCCGTCACGATCCGAATCGACGATGAATACGTCGGCGCCGTGATGACGGATCTGCAAACGCGCCGCGGGCGGGTACTCAGCACTGAACCCGAACCTCCCGGACACACCATCGTGCAGGCCGAGGTGCCGCAGACCGAGCTACTGCGCTATGTCATAGACCTGCGTTCGATCACACGCGGCACAGGCACCTTCACGCGTAATCCTCTCGGTTACGAGCCTTTGCCCAGTGACCTCGCTCAGCAGCAGATGTCGCGCGGATAG
- the ffh gene encoding signal recognition particle protein: MFDTLSDRLENVFSGLRSKGRLTDADIDATAREIRIALLEADVALPVVKAFIASVKERSKGAEVSKALNPAQQVIKIVNEELVNILGGETRRLQFAKTPPTVILLAGLQGAGKTTLAGKLGKWLKAQGHSPMLVACDLQRPNAVTQLQVVGEQAGVEVYAPEPGNGVGDPVSVALNSIENAKHAMHDVVVVDTAGRTGIDQEMMQQAIGIRDAVQPNEILFVIDAMIGQDAINTAQAFRDGVGFTGVVLSKLDGDARGGAALSVRHVTGQPIMFASTGEKLDDFDVFHPERMASRILGMGDMLTLIEQAQQTFDEDEAQQLADKVASGNKFTLEDFLEQMLAIRRMGSLSSILGMMPGGGQMKEQLASVDERDIDRTAAIIRSMTAEERANPKMINGSRRLRISKGSGVTVAEVNNLVNRFFEARKMMQQMTGGLGLPGMKRRSKPAKGKKGKKGKKGGARPHRPNPGGMGLPPGFGGGSPGGPGGMPQLPGGMKLPDLSKLNLPKE, from the coding sequence GTGTTTGACACGCTGTCCGATCGGCTAGAGAACGTATTCTCCGGTCTTCGTAGCAAGGGCCGCCTGACCGACGCCGACATCGACGCGACCGCGCGGGAGATCCGGATCGCGCTGCTCGAGGCCGATGTGGCGCTGCCTGTCGTGAAGGCGTTCATCGCATCGGTCAAGGAACGTTCGAAGGGCGCCGAGGTCTCCAAGGCGCTTAATCCGGCCCAGCAGGTCATCAAGATAGTCAACGAGGAACTGGTCAATATCCTCGGCGGTGAGACCCGGCGGCTGCAATTCGCCAAGACGCCGCCGACCGTGATCCTCCTCGCCGGTCTGCAAGGTGCGGGTAAGACGACACTTGCCGGCAAGCTCGGTAAGTGGCTCAAGGCTCAGGGACACTCGCCGATGCTCGTCGCTTGTGACTTGCAGCGCCCCAACGCGGTCACCCAGCTGCAGGTGGTCGGCGAGCAGGCCGGCGTCGAGGTCTATGCACCCGAACCCGGTAACGGCGTCGGAGATCCGGTCTCGGTCGCGCTCAACTCGATCGAAAACGCTAAGCATGCGATGCATGACGTCGTCGTGGTCGACACGGCCGGGCGCACCGGCATCGACCAAGAGATGATGCAGCAGGCGATCGGCATCCGCGACGCCGTGCAGCCCAACGAGATCCTGTTCGTTATCGACGCGATGATCGGCCAGGACGCCATCAACACGGCCCAGGCATTCCGGGACGGGGTCGGTTTCACCGGCGTCGTACTGTCCAAGCTGGACGGCGACGCACGCGGTGGTGCGGCACTGTCGGTGCGGCACGTGACCGGGCAGCCGATCATGTTTGCCTCCACTGGCGAGAAGCTTGACGACTTCGACGTATTTCACCCCGAGCGGATGGCCTCGCGGATCCTCGGCATGGGTGACATGCTCACGCTGATCGAGCAAGCGCAACAGACCTTTGACGAGGATGAGGCTCAGCAACTCGCCGACAAGGTCGCCTCGGGCAACAAGTTCACACTCGAGGACTTCCTCGAGCAAATGCTCGCTATCCGGCGGATGGGATCCTTGAGCAGCATCCTCGGCATGATGCCCGGTGGCGGTCAGATGAAGGAGCAGCTCGCGAGTGTTGACGAGCGTGACATCGACCGCACGGCGGCGATCATCCGGTCGATGACTGCCGAGGAACGCGCCAATCCCAAGATGATCAACGGATCGCGCCGCCTGCGAATATCCAAAGGATCAGGGGTCACCGTCGCCGAGGTCAACAACCTGGTTAACCGGTTCTTCGAGGCACGCAAGATGATGCAGCAAATGACCGGTGGGCTCGGGCTTCCCGGGATGAAGCGTCGGTCTAAACCCGCCAAGGGGAAAAAAGGCAAAAAGGGTAAGAAAGGCGGCGCGCGTCCGCACCGGCCTAACCCCGGAGGCATGGGGCTTCCCCCGGGCTTTGGTGGCGGCAGTCCTGGTGGGCCTGGTGGGATGCCGCAGCTGCCGGGCGGGATGAAGCTGCCGGACTTGTCAAAACTCAATCTGCCTAAGGAGTAG
- a CDS encoding amidohydrolase family protein — MTGRTRTPATPLHFRGVLLPGDDERDIYVSDGVLSFEPVPGAETVLNGGWIVPGLVDAHCHVGLDEHGFDDAKVRGHAETDRDAGVATLRDCGSALDTRWMDDDVDMPQVIRAGRHIGRPKRYIAGMAVEIDPADFTAEVERQAKAGDGWVKIVGDWIDRGRGDLAPLWPREQLTAGMQRAHELGAKVTAHTFCEEAIPDLIESGIDCIEHGTGITDDILATMAERGTALVPTVINIANFPGFAAAATKYPTYAAHMLALHESMPTRIRNAYEAGVPIYAGTDAGGSIPHGTIGKEVQALHGVGLSAFDALGAASWRAREWLGVRGVEEGAPANFSCYASNPLDDLGVLDDPACVVLRGRIY; from the coding sequence ATGACCGGACGCACTCGTACGCCGGCCACGCCGCTGCACTTCCGTGGCGTGCTGCTGCCGGGCGATGATGAACGCGACATCTACGTCTCCGATGGCGTGCTGAGCTTCGAACCGGTCCCTGGCGCTGAAACCGTTTTGAACGGCGGCTGGATTGTGCCGGGTCTGGTCGATGCGCATTGCCATGTCGGCCTCGATGAACACGGATTCGACGACGCCAAGGTCCGTGGGCACGCCGAGACCGACCGGGACGCCGGCGTCGCGACCCTTCGCGACTGCGGTTCGGCGTTGGATACCCGCTGGATGGACGACGACGTCGACATGCCGCAGGTGATCCGCGCCGGTCGGCATATCGGTCGGCCAAAGCGCTACATCGCCGGAATGGCGGTCGAAATCGACCCCGCGGACTTCACCGCCGAGGTTGAGCGTCAGGCCAAAGCGGGCGACGGCTGGGTCAAGATCGTCGGTGACTGGATCGACCGTGGTAGGGGAGACCTGGCCCCGCTCTGGCCCCGTGAACAGCTGACCGCCGGCATGCAGCGCGCACACGAACTGGGAGCCAAGGTCACCGCGCACACCTTCTGCGAAGAAGCGATCCCGGACCTTATCGAGTCCGGGATCGACTGCATCGAACACGGCACCGGCATCACCGACGACATCCTCGCCACCATGGCAGAACGCGGCACCGCGCTGGTGCCTACCGTCATCAACATCGCCAACTTCCCGGGGTTCGCCGCTGCGGCGACGAAGTATCCGACGTACGCCGCGCACATGCTCGCACTTCATGAATCGATGCCGACCCGAATCCGTAATGCATACGAAGCCGGTGTGCCGATCTACGCCGGAACCGACGCCGGCGGCTCAATTCCACATGGCACGATCGGTAAAGAGGTCCAGGCGCTACACGGCGTCGGGCTAAGTGCGTTTGACGCGCTGGGCGCGGCATCCTGGCGGGCGCGCGAATGGCTCGGTGTGCGTGGTGTCGAGGAGGGCGCGCCGGCTAACTTCTCTTGCTACGCAAGCAATCCGCTCGACGATCTCGGCGTACTCGACGATCCGGCCTGCGTCGTACTGCGTGGTCGGATCTACTGA
- the proS gene encoding proline--tRNA ligase — translation MAKKSVLTPQSEDFPRWYQDVVAKAEMADNGPVRGTMVIRPYGYSIWERMQSEMDTRIKDAGAKNAYFPLFIPQSYLTKEADHVEGFAPELAVVTHGGGKELEEPIVVRPTSETVIGEYMAKWINSYRDLPLLLNQWANVVRWELRPRIFLRTSEFLWQEGHTAHATREDAAAYAHHIHREVYEDFMVNVLAMPVIRGRKTASERFAGAINTLALEAMMRDGKALQMGTSHELGQNFANAFGIKYLASSGTQEVCWTASWGTSTRMIGGLIMSHGDDAGLRIPPRLAPIQVLVMIVKDGDGVSEAAAAIVADLKAAGVRVELDDRTDTAFGRRAVDAELKGIPVRVEVGPRDVAEGKVTVARRIGGGKEPIAFESAAALVTRALDEDHQALYDEALAHRENNTVDVRTIGEAAEAAATGFARIPWATLGVAGEKELAASAITVRCLVRPDGEIPESDDEDGALAVVARAY, via the coding sequence ATGGCAAAAAAGAGCGTCCTGACGCCGCAGTCTGAAGACTTCCCCCGCTGGTACCAAGATGTCGTGGCGAAGGCCGAGATGGCCGACAACGGTCCGGTCCGCGGCACGATGGTCATCCGGCCGTATGGCTACTCAATCTGGGAGCGCATGCAGTCCGAGATGGATACACGGATCAAGGACGCCGGAGCCAAGAATGCCTACTTCCCGCTGTTCATTCCTCAGTCGTACCTGACGAAAGAAGCCGATCACGTCGAGGGTTTCGCGCCCGAACTCGCGGTCGTCACCCACGGCGGCGGCAAAGAGCTTGAGGAACCGATCGTCGTACGTCCGACTTCTGAGACGGTCATCGGCGAGTACATGGCGAAGTGGATTAACTCCTACCGGGACCTGCCTCTGCTGCTGAACCAGTGGGCCAACGTCGTGCGCTGGGAACTTCGGCCGCGAATCTTCCTGCGCACCAGTGAGTTTCTGTGGCAAGAGGGTCATACTGCGCATGCGACCCGCGAGGATGCCGCGGCGTACGCCCACCACATCCATCGCGAGGTCTACGAGGACTTCATGGTCAACGTGCTCGCGATGCCGGTCATCCGCGGACGCAAGACGGCCAGCGAGCGATTCGCCGGCGCGATCAACACGCTTGCCCTAGAGGCGATGATGCGCGACGGTAAAGCGTTGCAGATGGGCACCTCGCACGAGCTCGGCCAGAACTTCGCCAACGCCTTCGGCATCAAGTACCTCGCCTCGTCGGGCACGCAAGAGGTCTGCTGGACAGCCTCATGGGGTACGTCGACGCGGATGATCGGTGGCCTGATCATGTCGCACGGTGACGATGCGGGCCTGCGGATACCGCCGCGGCTCGCACCGATCCAGGTACTCGTGATGATTGTCAAGGACGGCGACGGCGTCAGTGAGGCCGCCGCTGCGATCGTCGCGGACCTGAAGGCCGCCGGCGTACGGGTCGAACTCGATGACCGCACCGACACGGCGTTCGGGCGACGCGCCGTCGACGCCGAGCTCAAGGGCATTCCGGTGCGCGTCGAGGTCGGTCCTCGTGACGTCGCAGAGGGCAAGGTGACCGTCGCCCGCCGGATCGGCGGCGGTAAAGAGCCGATCGCGTTCGAGTCCGCGGCCGCTTTGGTGACCCGCGCGCTCGACGAGGATCATCAGGCGCTGTACGACGAGGCGCTGGCGCACCGCGAGAACAACACGGTCGACGTGCGGACCATCGGGGAAGCGGCCGAGGCCGCGGCGACCGGGTTCGCGCGGATCCCGTGGGCGACGCTCGGAGTCGCGGGAGAGAAGGAACTGGCCGCATCAGCCATCACCGTGCGCTGTCTCGTGCGCCCAGACGGCGAGATACCCGAGTCCGACGACGAGGACGGCGCGCTGGCCGTCGTGGCCCGCGCCTACTAA
- the rpsP gene encoding 30S ribosomal protein S16, with product MATKIKLMRMGKKRAPYYRIVVADARTKRDGRSIETIGKYHPKEEPSFIEVDSERAQYWLTVGAQPTDAVAAILKVTGDWQAFKGESAPEPMKVREPKPDKKAAYEAALAGAQVDADTTATTPKKKKAPKADAPKADAPKADGAKGDEAKSEPAKDEK from the coding sequence GTGGCAACCAAAATCAAGCTCATGCGTATGGGCAAAAAGCGCGCGCCGTACTACCGCATCGTCGTCGCAGATGCCCGCACGAAGCGTGATGGACGCTCGATCGAGACGATCGGCAAGTACCACCCCAAGGAAGAGCCGTCGTTCATCGAGGTCGACTCCGAGCGTGCGCAGTACTGGCTGACCGTCGGCGCGCAGCCGACCGACGCGGTCGCCGCGATCCTCAAGGTGACCGGTGACTGGCAAGCCTTCAAGGGCGAGTCCGCTCCTGAGCCGATGAAGGTCAGGGAGCCCAAGCCGGACAAGAAGGCCGCCTACGAGGCAGCTCTCGCGGGTGCGCAGGTCGATGCCGACACCACCGCTACGACGCCGAAGAAGAAGAAGGCGCCAAAGGCCGACGCCCCTAAGGCCGACGCCCCTAAGGCCGATGGCGCCAAGGGCGACGAGGCTAAGAGCGAGCCCGCCAAGGACGAGAAGTAG
- a CDS encoding RNA-binding protein, whose protein sequence is MLEEALSHLVRGIVANPDDVQVDMVTTRRGRVLEVRVHPDDLGKVIGRSGRTAKSLRQVVSAVGGKGIRVDVVDVDE, encoded by the coding sequence GTGCTCGAAGAGGCCCTCTCGCACCTCGTGCGCGGGATTGTGGCCAACCCCGATGACGTGCAGGTCGACATGGTGACGACCCGTCGCGGTCGGGTCCTTGAGGTCCGGGTGCATCCCGATGATCTGGGTAAGGTCATCGGCCGCAGCGGTCGCACGGCCAAGTCACTCCGTCAGGTTGTCTCCGCCGTCGGCGGCAAGGGTATTCGCGTCGACGTGGTCGACGTCGACGAGTAA
- the rimM gene encoding ribosome maturation factor RimM (Essential for efficient processing of 16S rRNA) has product MQLVVGRIGKAHGIRGEVNVSLRTDEPEDRFAIGSVIVTDPPERGPLTVTSMRFASGRLVVGFKEVADRTAAEKYQGTMLVVDTDDLPAIDDDDEYYDHELVGMRAVISESETDSDTESASELVVGVVIDVVHGSGGDTLVIKPAGSHGRRELLIPFVRAIVPTVDRAARVIYLDPPDGLLDL; this is encoded by the coding sequence ATGCAGTTGGTCGTCGGGCGGATCGGAAAGGCGCACGGCATCCGTGGCGAGGTCAACGTCTCTTTGCGCACTGACGAACCGGAGGACCGGTTCGCCATTGGATCGGTGATCGTGACCGACCCACCCGAACGGGGACCGTTGACGGTTACCTCGATGCGATTCGCGTCGGGGCGTCTCGTCGTCGGCTTCAAGGAGGTCGCCGACCGTACTGCCGCCGAGAAGTACCAGGGGACCATGCTCGTGGTCGACACCGACGACCTGCCGGCGATCGACGATGACGACGAGTACTACGACCACGAGCTGGTCGGAATGCGTGCAGTCATTTCCGAGTCCGAAACCGATTCTGACACCGAGTCCGCGTCCGAGCTCGTCGTTGGTGTCGTGATCGACGTAGTGCACGGATCCGGAGGCGACACGTTGGTGATCAAACCGGCCGGCTCCCACGGGCGCCGCGAGCTGCTGATCCCGTTCGTTCGTGCGATCGTGCCCACTGTCGACCGGGCGGCCCGGGTGATCTACCTCGACCCGCCTGACGGGCTGCTCGACCTGTGA